The Desulfovibrio porci genome contains a region encoding:
- a CDS encoding transcription antitermination factor NusB: MNNGKRALSGRNTAPSLRFLKKLPRDGRTAALHALLLTGAGLSAQEALAAALADTQSGLPGRNDALSSQERHLCAELVYGCLRSEIRIAYLLGRVLPRPERLPLPLSHILVLAVYALLFQERVPDHAAVHGAVEQAERLFGRSLARVANGALRSIQRFGAAVNTPEFYTEDTGRGTFGAWDGLCRYYSLPRWFADLWLAAYGEESALSLMRRSFARPWTGLRINARHALAPDLRAALLALAENGRGQAVGLWGMAFAPGALPTEVLGNSLEHWRRGGALSFQSAGSQLVLEELGLTCWQGKVWDACAGFGGKSAALLERGVDVALSTDRAWSRLRHLPGLCRDLRLPAPAVCLADATAPPLSRWDGHILLDAPCSGLGVLARRPDIRKASRRSPADLEQLADLQSRLLDRLGGLLQPGRELAYITCTLNPAENEQAVARLLRARPELALLRQWQTPHAHPWLEGMYGAVLRRA; the protein is encoded by the coding sequence GTGAACAACGGCAAGCGCGCTTTGTCGGGCCGGAACACTGCCCCCTCGTTGCGGTTCTTGAAAAAATTGCCGCGCGACGGGCGCACAGCCGCCCTGCACGCGCTGTTGCTGACTGGCGCGGGTCTGAGCGCGCAGGAGGCCCTGGCCGCCGCCCTGGCCGACACGCAATCCGGCCTGCCGGGGCGGAATGACGCGTTGTCGTCGCAGGAACGTCATCTTTGTGCCGAACTGGTTTACGGCTGCCTGCGTTCTGAAATCCGCATTGCGTATCTTTTGGGACGGGTCCTGCCCCGGCCCGAACGACTGCCGCTTCCTCTGTCGCATATTCTCGTACTTGCGGTGTATGCCCTGCTGTTTCAGGAGCGTGTGCCTGACCATGCGGCCGTGCATGGCGCGGTGGAGCAGGCGGAACGCCTTTTCGGCCGCTCTCTGGCGCGAGTGGCCAACGGCGCATTGCGTTCCATCCAGCGTTTCGGCGCGGCTGTGAATACGCCCGAATTTTATACCGAAGATACTGGTCGGGGGACTTTTGGCGCATGGGACGGCCTTTGCCGCTATTACAGTTTGCCGCGTTGGTTTGCGGATCTCTGGCTTGCGGCTTACGGCGAGGAGAGCGCGCTGTCCCTGATGCGGCGTTCTTTCGCCCGTCCCTGGACCGGCTTGCGGATCAATGCCCGCCATGCGCTTGCGCCGGACTTGCGCGCGGCCTTGCTTGCCCTTGCTGAAAATGGCCGTGGGCAGGCTGTGGGGCTCTGGGGCATGGCTTTTGCGCCGGGCGCACTGCCCACGGAAGTGCTGGGCAACAGTCTGGAGCATTGGCGACGCGGCGGAGCGCTTTCCTTTCAGTCTGCGGGTTCACAACTGGTTTTGGAAGAGCTGGGCCTTACCTGTTGGCAGGGTAAGGTCTGGGACGCCTGCGCGGGTTTCGGCGGTAAAAGCGCGGCTCTTTTGGAACGCGGCGTGGATGTGGCCCTGAGTACGGACCGCGCCTGGTCGCGGTTGCGCCATCTTCCGGGTCTGTGCCGGGATTTGCGCCTGCCGGCTCCGGCTGTCTGTCTGGCGGATGCGACAGCGCCGCCGCTGTCCCGCTGGGACGGCCATATTCTTCTGGACGCGCCTTGCAGCGGGTTGGGCGTGCTGGCGCGGCGGCCTGACATCCGCAAGGCTTCCCGCCGCTCTCCGGCGGATCTGGAGCAGCTTGCGGATTTGCAGAGCCGCCTGCTGGACAGGCTCGGCGGCCTGCTGCAGCCGGGCAGGGAACTGGCTTACATTACCTGCACCCTGAACCCTGCGGAAAATGAGCAGGCCGTGGCCCGCTTGTTGCGGGCACGGCCTGAGCTTGCGTTGCTGCGCCAGTGGCAGACCCCCCATGCGCACCCCTGGCTGGAGGGCATGTACGGCGCTGTGTTGCGCCGGGCCTGA
- a CDS encoding ParB/RepB/Spo0J family partition protein, protein MSNANKGLGRGLDALFGGSEPQRETKGDISLLPLTVLRPNPDQPRRHFDPESLRELADSIKAQGIIQPLLVRPQSDGTTYQIVAGERRWRAARLAGLAQVPVFVRELSDKEVMAAALIENLQREDLNPIEEAQALQGLRDALELTQEELAARLGKSRPAIANALRLLQLSQAARDDLRGGNISAGHARCLLGVTDAEAAEALRRRIISHALTVRDAEEAASFWRENHLLPWQAENASPGEARTEKEPRARTGRKKSAQIRSLQENLSQTLACKALVSGNEQNGKITLSYASAGELQNLLARLGVDLPNA, encoded by the coding sequence ATGAGCAACGCAAACAAGGGTCTGGGGCGGGGCCTGGACGCGCTTTTCGGCGGGTCCGAACCGCAACGCGAAACCAAGGGCGACATCAGCCTGCTCCCGCTTACGGTATTGCGGCCCAATCCGGACCAGCCGCGCCGGCATTTTGACCCTGAAAGTCTGCGGGAACTGGCCGACTCCATCAAAGCTCAGGGCATCATTCAACCGCTGCTGGTGCGCCCGCAGAGCGACGGGACAACCTACCAGATTGTGGCCGGTGAACGCCGCTGGCGCGCCGCGCGCCTGGCCGGGCTGGCCCAGGTGCCGGTCTTCGTGCGCGAGTTGAGCGACAAGGAGGTTATGGCTGCCGCCCTGATCGAAAACCTGCAACGCGAAGACCTCAACCCCATTGAAGAGGCGCAGGCCCTGCAAGGCCTGCGCGACGCGCTGGAGCTGACCCAGGAGGAGCTGGCCGCGCGCCTCGGCAAAAGCCGTCCGGCCATTGCCAATGCCCTGCGTCTGCTGCAGTTGAGCCAAGCCGCACGTGATGATCTGCGCGGTGGAAACATCAGCGCCGGGCACGCCCGCTGCCTGCTGGGCGTGACGGATGCGGAAGCCGCCGAAGCGCTGCGCCGGCGTATCATCAGCCACGCGCTGACCGTGCGTGATGCCGAGGAAGCCGCAAGCTTCTGGCGGGAAAACCATCTCCTGCCCTGGCAGGCGGAAAACGCCTCACCGGGCGAAGCCCGTACCGAAAAAGAACCGCGCGCCCGCACGGGGCGCAAAAAAAGTGCGCAAATCCGCAGCTTGCAGGAAAATCTCAGCCAAACCTTAGCCTGCAAGGCGCTGGTCAGCGGCAATGAGCAGAATGGAAAAATCACCCTGTCCTACGCCAGCGCCGGGGAATTGCAAAACCTGCTGGCGCGTCTGGGCGTGGACCTGCCGAACGCATGA
- a CDS encoding ParA family protein, which translates to MARIISIANQKGGVGKTTTAINLSAALAVMEKKVLLVDCDPQANSTSGLGLNQEELSGDLYSTFYSPDNIRQSIAKSRTPFLDILPASTNLVAVELELVDKMAREFYLDECLKRVNDDYEYIILDCPPSLGLLTLNALCAATELLIPLQCEFFALEGIVKLLQTYEQVKKRLNPNLALLGVVLTMYDIRNRLTREVKNEVRRCFPDHLFETVIPRNVRLSEAPSHGKSIIHYDIKSKGAEAYLGLAKEVVLRRPSKKSTVLQ; encoded by the coding sequence ATGGCGCGCATCATTTCCATTGCCAATCAAAAAGGCGGGGTGGGCAAAACCACGACTGCCATCAATCTTTCCGCGGCCCTGGCCGTTATGGAAAAAAAAGTGCTACTGGTGGATTGCGATCCACAGGCCAACAGCACCAGCGGCCTCGGCCTGAACCAGGAAGAGTTGAGCGGCGACTTGTACAGCACGTTTTACTCGCCGGACAATATACGCCAGAGCATTGCCAAAAGCCGTACTCCCTTTCTGGATATCCTGCCGGCCAGCACCAATCTTGTCGCCGTTGAACTGGAACTGGTGGATAAAATGGCTCGCGAGTTTTACCTGGACGAATGCCTCAAGCGGGTCAACGACGACTACGAGTACATTATCCTGGACTGTCCGCCTTCACTGGGCCTGCTGACGCTCAACGCCCTTTGCGCGGCCACGGAACTGCTGATTCCCCTGCAATGCGAATTTTTTGCCCTGGAAGGCATCGTCAAATTGCTCCAGACCTACGAGCAGGTTAAAAAACGGCTCAACCCCAATCTGGCGCTGCTCGGTGTGGTGCTGACCATGTATGACATCCGCAACCGGCTCACCCGTGAAGTAAAGAATGAAGTGCGCCGTTGCTTCCCTGATCATTTGTTTGAAACGGTCATCCCCCGCAATGTGCGCCTTTCGGAAGCTCCCAGCCACGGCAAATCCATTATCCATTACGACATCAAATCCAAGGGTGCGGAAGCTTACCTGGGCCTCGCCAAGGAAGTGGTGCTGCGGCGGCCTTCCAAAAAGAGCACCGTGCTGCAATAA
- a CDS encoding response regulator, giving the protein MDDEEDVTRILAKRLERRGYSCGRAANGQEAVEAMEGECFPIVVMDVKMPVLDGMGALQRIAERWPKTQIILLSGHADMQLAVQAMTQGAFGYLMKPVDFDDLLFKIEDAAMQSRLEYGNEATGR; this is encoded by the coding sequence GTGGATGATGAGGAAGATGTCACCCGAATACTGGCAAAACGCCTGGAACGGCGCGGGTATTCCTGCGGCCGGGCCGCCAACGGCCAGGAAGCCGTGGAGGCCATGGAAGGGGAATGTTTTCCCATTGTGGTGATGGATGTAAAAATGCCGGTGCTGGACGGCATGGGCGCTTTACAGCGGATTGCCGAACGTTGGCCAAAGACGCAGATTATACTGCTTTCGGGACATGCCGATATGCAATTGGCGGTTCAGGCCATGACGCAAGGTGCGTTCGGTTATTTAATGAAGCCCGTGGACTTTGATGATCTGCTCTTTAAAATTGAAGATGCCGCCATGCAAAGCCGGTTGGAATACGGCAATGAAGCGACGGGGCGCTGA
- a CDS encoding DsbA family protein: MSLLLALSGLCLPGGAPRAAGQVTEDNLPQLLEKALREHPDIVLDVLRRNSEAVLDIAQQGSNMRRKRNLETQWREDMKTPKSVRLEGRPVLGSPKAKVRIVAFSDFTCHFCQQASKTVDALLQEYGKDISLVFKNLPLDEKGPGGQAAAYFVAISQQSEEKAWKFYKALFADRDRLVTEGEDFLKKTAQDLDVDMKRLARDVRGKKVSDILAEDQQDAQKLGVEGTPYFLVNNLVVRGALPLDLFKGAVDMSLKQSGK, translated from the coding sequence TTGAGTTTGCTGTTGGCCTTGAGTGGGCTTTGTCTGCCGGGCGGCGCGCCCCGCGCGGCAGGTCAGGTCACGGAAGATAACCTGCCGCAGCTGCTGGAAAAGGCCTTGCGCGAGCACCCGGATATTGTGCTGGACGTGTTGCGCCGCAATAGCGAGGCTGTGCTGGATATCGCCCAGCAGGGTTCCAATATGCGCCGCAAGCGCAATTTGGAAACTCAGTGGCGTGAAGATATGAAAACGCCCAAAAGCGTGCGCCTGGAAGGCCGTCCGGTGCTGGGATCGCCCAAGGCCAAGGTGCGCATTGTGGCTTTTTCCGATTTTACCTGTCACTTCTGCCAGCAGGCTTCCAAAACCGTGGATGCTCTCTTGCAGGAATATGGCAAGGACATCAGCCTGGTCTTCAAAAATCTGCCTTTGGATGAAAAAGGGCCGGGTGGGCAGGCGGCGGCCTATTTTGTGGCTATCTCGCAGCAGAGCGAGGAAAAGGCCTGGAAGTTCTACAAAGCCCTGTTCGCCGACCGGGACCGGCTGGTGACCGAGGGTGAGGATTTTCTGAAAAAGACCGCGCAGGATCTGGATGTGGATATGAAGCGCCTGGCACGGGACGTGCGCGGCAAGAAGGTCAGCGACATTCTTGCGGAGGATCAGCAGGATGCGCAAAAGCTCGGCGTGGAGGGCACGCCATATTTTCTGGTCAACAATCTGGTGGTCCGCGGCGCGCTGCCCCTGGATCTGTTCAAAGGCGCGGTGGACATGTCCCTCAAGCAAAGCGGCAAGTAA
- a CDS encoding GNAT family N-acetyltransferase translates to MAERADLERILALQYLAYQSEARLLNNFAIPPLRENVEDLLRQFEGGVVFLKAADEDATLVGSVRARLDQNTVHIGKLMVHPDRQGRGVGTQLLAAVESVMAKTCPQARYELFTSSQSLRNVRLYVRAGYRPVREEEAAPGLRLIFLEK, encoded by the coding sequence ATGGCGGAAAGGGCGGATCTGGAGCGGATTCTTGCCCTGCAATACCTGGCGTACCAGAGCGAAGCCCGCCTGCTGAACAATTTCGCCATTCCGCCGTTACGGGAAAACGTGGAGGATTTGTTGCGTCAGTTTGAGGGGGGCGTGGTTTTTCTCAAGGCCGCGGACGAAGACGCGACGCTTGTGGGGTCCGTCCGCGCCCGGCTGGATCAAAATACGGTGCATATCGGAAAGCTGATGGTGCATCCGGATCGGCAGGGCAGGGGAGTGGGAACGCAGTTACTGGCGGCCGTTGAATCCGTCATGGCTAAAACCTGTCCGCAAGCGCGGTACGAGCTTTTTACCAGCAGCCAAAGTCTGCGCAACGTGCGGCTTTACGTGCGCGCGGGTTACCGTCCGGTTCGCGAAGAGGAAGCGGCGCCCGGTCTGCGTCTGATTTTTCTGGAAAAATAA
- a CDS encoding MerR family transcriptional regulator has protein sequence MARTASRTEGLLSIADISRHFSLPESTTRYYCKRFAAFIPSVGEGRRRRYRPETLEVIAAILEQMQTSRTAAAVENTLLARFPRNALAVPEPEPCPVRQVENLVAELLPTAALQLLERQTQALESIAQLMHAVIERLPQTGAAASETARENQQLRSDVENLRVLLHASEKTQQADLDQLRAWMTRVIQRRDKTAPAD, from the coding sequence ATGGCGCGCACGGCATCACGGACCGAAGGCCTTCTGAGCATTGCGGATATTTCCCGCCATTTTTCCCTGCCGGAATCCACAACCCGCTATTACTGTAAACGCTTCGCGGCCTTTATCCCCAGTGTGGGCGAAGGCCGCCGACGGCGCTACCGACCGGAAACCCTGGAAGTTATTGCCGCCATACTGGAGCAGATGCAGACTTCCCGCACGGCGGCCGCTGTGGAAAATACGCTGCTGGCCCGCTTTCCCCGTAACGCTCTTGCTGTTCCCGAGCCTGAGCCCTGCCCGGTCCGGCAGGTGGAGAATTTGGTTGCGGAGTTGCTGCCTACAGCGGCCCTGCAGCTTCTGGAGCGTCAGACCCAGGCCCTGGAGAGCATTGCGCAGCTCATGCATGCGGTGATTGAACGCCTGCCGCAAACCGGAGCGGCGGCGTCTGAAACAGCACGCGAGAATCAGCAATTGCGTAGTGATGTGGAAAATCTGCGCGTTCTGCTGCATGCCTCGGAAAAAACCCAACAAGCGGATCTGGATCAGCTGCGGGCCTGGATGACCAGGGTAATTCAGCGACGGGACAAAACCGCTCCGGCGGACTGA
- a CDS encoding C40 family peptidase, protein MVHTAYSQMGKKYRLGGASPQKGFDCSGLIWWAYRQNGLNVPRITVDQARAGQSVPKNLARPGDIVVFRTGQSPRGLHTGIYAGGDSFIHSPRRGERVRMESMNIPYWRSKLISVRRVVR, encoded by the coding sequence GTGGTACATACCGCCTACAGCCAGATGGGCAAAAAATATCGACTGGGCGGCGCCTCACCTCAAAAAGGCTTTGACTGCTCGGGTCTGATCTGGTGGGCCTACCGTCAGAACGGTCTGAATGTGCCCAGAATCACGGTGGATCAGGCCCGGGCCGGGCAGTCCGTGCCGAAAAATCTGGCCCGTCCCGGCGACATTGTGGTTTTCCGCACCGGGCAAAGCCCGCGCGGTCTGCATACCGGCATTTACGCCGGCGGCGACTCTTTTATCCACAGTCCGCGCCGGGGCGAGCGCGTGCGCATGGAAAGCATGAACATTCCCTACTGGCGCAGCAAACTGATTTCCGTGCGCCGAGTCGTGCGCTGA
- a CDS encoding ammonia-forming cytochrome c nitrite reductase subunit c552, producing MNKHICSMALAVSALLGAALLSGCNDVSTELKAPTYKTNIKADETRMSAFKAEFPDQYASYQKNNESEVMTDYKGSIAYHKNDNVNPLPKGFKHAQPYLKNLWLGYPFMYEYNETRGHTHAVEDFVNIDRLNRYGADGKGLMPATCWNCKTPKMMTWIKQYGNDFWSKDVNEFRGKDKIDAKEESISCSTCHDPQTMELRLYSEPLQDWLKRTNQDWNKLSRNEKRTLVCAQCHVEYYFTHPDNGPKLRPVFPWDNGFNPEDMYQYYKGHGKKDANGKPGPFADFVHAASKVPVIKMQHPDFETFQDGPHGAAGVSCADCHMPYQRVDGKKMSSHWMTSPMKDKEMRACRQCHADKTPEYLRQRVIYTQQKTFDQLLKAEALSVKAHEAVRLANSYDGERAADYDALMTEAREMVRKGQLFWDYVSAENSVGFHNPAKALDTLMTSMECSQKAVDLAGQATHYGIAPALAGDIEKIVPPILEMSRKLQQDPEFLQKNPWTKLLPVLPKADQVWDGQERLTSTK from the coding sequence ATGAATAAGCATATTTGCAGTATGGCTCTGGCCGTATCGGCGCTGCTGGGAGCGGCGCTGCTCAGCGGCTGCAATGATGTTTCGACGGAACTGAAGGCGCCCACCTACAAGACCAACATCAAAGCGGATGAAACCCGCATGTCGGCGTTCAAAGCCGAATTTCCCGATCAGTACGCCTCGTACCAGAAAAACAACGAATCCGAGGTGATGACCGACTACAAGGGCTCCATTGCCTATCACAAGAACGACAACGTCAATCCCCTGCCCAAGGGCTTCAAGCACGCCCAGCCCTATCTGAAAAATCTCTGGCTGGGCTACCCCTTCATGTACGAATACAATGAAACCCGCGGCCACACTCATGCGGTGGAGGATTTTGTCAACATTGACCGGCTGAACCGTTACGGCGCCGACGGCAAGGGCTTGATGCCCGCTACCTGCTGGAACTGCAAAACGCCCAAGATGATGACCTGGATCAAACAGTACGGCAACGACTTCTGGTCCAAGGACGTCAACGAATTCCGGGGCAAGGACAAGATCGACGCCAAGGAAGAGAGCATTTCCTGCTCCACCTGTCATGATCCCCAGACCATGGAACTGCGGCTTTATTCCGAACCGCTGCAGGATTGGCTGAAGCGCACCAACCAGGACTGGAACAAGCTTTCCCGCAACGAAAAGCGCACCCTGGTCTGCGCCCAGTGTCACGTGGAATACTACTTCACCCATCCCGACAACGGCCCCAAGCTGCGTCCGGTCTTCCCGTGGGACAACGGCTTCAACCCCGAAGACATGTACCAGTACTACAAGGGCCACGGCAAAAAGGACGCCAACGGCAAGCCCGGTCCTTTCGCGGACTTTGTGCATGCCGCCTCCAAGGTGCCGGTGATCAAGATGCAGCATCCCGACTTTGAAACCTTCCAGGACGGCCCGCACGGCGCGGCCGGCGTTTCCTGCGCGGACTGCCACATGCCCTACCAGCGTGTGGACGGGAAGAAGATGTCCAGCCACTGGATGACTTCGCCCATGAAGGACAAGGAAATGCGCGCCTGCCGTCAGTGCCATGCCGACAAGACGCCGGAATACTTGCGCCAGCGGGTGATCTACACCCAGCAGAAGACGTTTGACCAGCTGCTGAAGGCCGAAGCGCTTTCGGTCAAGGCCCATGAGGCCGTGCGCCTGGCCAACAGCTATGACGGCGAACGTGCGGCCGATTACGACGCCCTGATGACCGAGGCCCGTGAAATGGTTCGTAAGGGCCAGCTTTTCTGGGATTACGTCTCCGCTGAGAACAGCGTGGGCTTCCATAATCCGGCCAAGGCTCTGGACACGCTGATGACCTCCATGGAATGCAGCCAAAAGGCCGTGGACCTTGCCGGTCAGGCCACTCATTACGGCATTGCCCCGGCGCTGGCCGGGGATATCGAAAAGATCGTGCCGCCTATTCTTGAAATGAGCCGCAAGCTGCAGCAGGACCCCGAATTCCTGCAGAAGAATCCCTGGACAAAGCTGCTTCCCGTGCTGCCCAAGGCTGATCAGGTCTGGGACGGGCAGGAGCGCCTGACCTCCACCAAGTAA
- a CDS encoding NapC/NirT family cytochrome c — translation MGTPRNGPWLKWLLGGVAVGVVLFGVLAYAMTATDQRPFCASCHIMQEAAVTHKLGTHADRSCNECHAPHNLLAKLPFKAQAGLSDFMGNLSGKDVPYPASVTTRDVVNENCKACHAQTNVNVASMNAKPYCVDCHRNVAHMRHKPISTRTVAYE, via the coding sequence ATGGGAACACCCCGCAATGGACCCTGGCTTAAATGGCTGTTGGGCGGCGTTGCGGTGGGCGTGGTGCTTTTCGGCGTGTTGGCCTATGCCATGACGGCAACGGATCAGCGCCCGTTCTGCGCCAGTTGTCACATCATGCAGGAGGCGGCCGTGACCCACAAGCTGGGCACGCACGCCGATCGTTCCTGTAATGAATGCCACGCCCCGCACAACCTGCTGGCCAAGCTGCCGTTCAAGGCGCAAGCGGGCCTGAGTGACTTCATGGGCAATCTGTCGGGCAAGGACGTGCCGTATCCGGCCAGTGTGACTACGCGCGACGTGGTCAATGAAAACTGTAAGGCCTGTCACGCCCAGACCAACGTCAACGTGGCCAGCATGAACGCAAAACCTTATTGCGTTGACTGCCACCGCAATGTGGCCCATATGCGCCACAAGCCCATCAGCACAAGGACGGTAGCGTATGAATAA
- a CDS encoding ATP-binding protein, giving the protein MAHPSAGRLLRVFWLPVLASLFWLPVLASLFWLGLTLGLYRHAAHVDESHRLELERTRLSTVAQQLLDARNWNAAHGGVYVPESEYGRPNPWLPPHERTLKTADGRTLVLMNPAYMSRQLAERSTWPGISIAIIGRKPLRPENQSDAWEGEALIECTEGRQEIFSPPDENGQGRLRLLTVLVAQQSCLRCHVDSRVGEVLGGISVSQDAAPYLRNAARQEANMRLLYALLGLTGVLAIGGLTLNLARRRWQAEETSRMKSAFMARLSHDMHTPLTAILGMSELLQRSDAAAPEKKRALRYLIRAGGALLEMVSDITDYAALEQGSLTLHKSSFSLRAALSQCLELYRPAAEAKGLRLELDLPAATPDNLYGDAFRLRQALGNLISNAVKFTEKGFVRLEVEAENTRSDRLALRLHVRDSGPGLQADELERIFESFQRGSHAGDKPGTGLGLNIARTIARRMNGDVRVASSAGRGSCFTLEVVMREDRQSADATNGSEECGCPPPDDRSIAPAAGPLAGRRILAAEDNPAARYFLEQALRREGALVRMTADGQATLAALNDAAARPDGQTWDVVLLDARMPAPDGLEVLRRIRQGQTGATPDQRVILYTAALDNEAEERCRDLRPDVILLKPASFALLRQRLAALLQAQCGREEDEKERAPMLEKNHTPDEVPLWEREAALAAMDGDTEIFARLLAVLREDLRKMLTQLEGAASVKDAQCVRRLVHACKNSAGTMRLMRLHATASQTEKAEDAHLAAAAAELVHAMREALALLDAADADENGSAASAADQRGRA; this is encoded by the coding sequence ATGGCGCATCCCTCAGCCGGGAGACTTCTCCGCGTGTTCTGGCTGCCCGTATTGGCCAGCCTGTTCTGGCTGCCCGTATTGGCCAGCCTGTTCTGGCTGGGCCTGACTCTGGGCCTCTACCGGCACGCCGCGCATGTGGATGAAAGCCACCGCCTGGAACTGGAGCGTACCCGTCTTTCCACCGTGGCCCAACAACTGCTGGACGCGCGCAACTGGAACGCGGCGCACGGCGGGGTCTATGTGCCGGAAAGCGAGTACGGCAGGCCCAATCCCTGGCTGCCGCCCCACGAACGCACGCTGAAAACCGCCGACGGCCGCACCCTGGTGCTGATGAATCCCGCCTATATGAGCCGCCAGCTTGCCGAACGCAGCACTTGGCCGGGCATCAGCATCGCCATTATCGGACGCAAGCCCCTGCGGCCGGAAAATCAGTCCGACGCCTGGGAGGGTGAGGCTCTCATCGAATGCACCGAGGGGCGCCAGGAAATTTTCAGTCCGCCGGATGAGAACGGGCAGGGCCGCCTGCGCCTGCTCACCGTGCTGGTGGCGCAGCAAAGCTGTCTGCGCTGCCATGTGGACAGCCGCGTGGGCGAGGTGCTCGGCGGCATCAGCGTCAGTCAGGACGCCGCACCGTATCTGCGCAACGCGGCCAGGCAGGAGGCCAATATGCGCCTTCTCTATGCGCTGCTGGGCCTCACAGGCGTGCTGGCCATCGGCGGGCTGACCCTCAATCTGGCCCGGCGTCGCTGGCAGGCCGAGGAAACCAGTCGCATGAAAAGCGCTTTCATGGCCCGGCTGAGTCATGACATGCACACGCCGCTCACCGCTATTCTGGGCATGAGCGAACTGTTGCAGCGCAGCGACGCCGCCGCGCCGGAAAAAAAGCGCGCTCTGCGCTATCTGATCCGGGCCGGTGGGGCTTTGCTGGAAATGGTCAGCGACATCACGGACTATGCAGCTCTGGAGCAGGGCTCTCTGACGCTGCATAAAAGCTCTTTCAGCCTGCGGGCCGCACTTTCTCAATGCCTTGAACTCTACCGTCCCGCCGCCGAAGCCAAGGGCCTGCGGCTGGAGCTGGACCTGCCGGCGGCAACGCCGGACAACCTCTATGGCGACGCCTTCCGCTTACGCCAGGCTTTGGGCAACCTTATCAGCAATGCGGTCAAGTTTACTGAAAAAGGCTTTGTGCGGCTGGAAGTGGAAGCGGAAAACACGCGCTCGGACCGCCTTGCTCTGCGGCTGCATGTACGGGACAGCGGGCCGGGCCTTCAGGCGGACGAACTGGAGCGGATTTTCGAGAGCTTTCAGCGAGGTTCGCACGCGGGCGACAAGCCGGGTACGGGCCTGGGCCTGAACATCGCCCGGACTATCGCCAGGCGTATGAACGGCGACGTGCGGGTCGCTTCCAGCGCGGGCCGGGGTTCATGCTTCACGCTGGAAGTGGTGATGCGCGAAGACCGGCAAAGCGCGGACGCAACCAATGGATCGGAAGAATGCGGCTGTCCGCCGCCGGACGACAGAAGCATTGCGCCAGCCGCCGGTCCGCTGGCGGGCCGCCGCATCCTGGCCGCCGAGGACAATCCGGCCGCCCGCTATTTTCTGGAGCAGGCCCTGCGCCGGGAGGGCGCGCTGGTGCGGATGACGGCCGACGGCCAGGCGACCCTGGCCGCTCTGAATGACGCCGCTGCAAGGCCGGACGGCCAGACTTGGGATGTGGTGCTGCTGGACGCGCGCATGCCCGCGCCGGACGGCCTGGAGGTGTTGCGACGCATCCGCCAAGGACAAACCGGCGCTACTCCGGATCAGCGCGTAATTCTGTACACGGCCGCCCTGGATAATGAGGCCGAAGAGCGCTGCCGCGACCTGCGGCCCGACGTCATTCTGCTGAAGCCGGCATCCTTCGCCTTGCTGCGCCAACGTCTCGCAGCCTTGCTCCAAGCGCAGTGCGGCAGAGAAGAGGATGAAAAGGAGCGCGCGCCCATGCTGGAAAAAAACCATACCCCAGATGAAGTTCCGCTCTGGGAGCGTGAGGCCGCTCTGGCCGCCATGGACGGGGATACGGAGATTTTCGCTCGTTTGCTTGCGGTGCTGCGTGAGGATTTGCGGAAGATGCTGACGCAGCTGGAGGGAGCCGCATCAGTCAAAGATGCGCAATGCGTCCGCCGACTGGTCCACGCCTGCAAGAATTCGGCGGGCACCATGCGGCTGATGCGCTTGCACGCCACGGCCTCTCAGACGGAAAAAGCGGAAGATGCGCATCTGGCCGCGGCTGCGGCCGAACTGGTCCATGCCATGCGGGAGGCCCTGGCGCTGCTGGACGCCGCCGACGCGGACGAAAACGGGTCGGCCGCTTCGGCCGCCGATCAGCGGGGGAGAGCATAA